In a genomic window of Cytobacillus sp. FSL H8-0458:
- a CDS encoding MBL fold metallo-hydrolase, protein MEWNQIPLGPLQTNCYVLSNENKDCLIFDPGEESGKLSGIIEQKGLKPLAVILTHAHFDHIGAVDEIRDAFSIPVYIHEKEAAWLPDPALNGSHLFKIGKLIKARPADHIITAEQELSIGEFTFKILETPGHSPGSVSLYFRDAGLVVAGDALFSGSIGRTDLPGGNHQQLLESIHNKLLSLPEETEVLPGHGPVTTIGLEMDSNPFLNGF, encoded by the coding sequence ATGGAATGGAATCAGATCCCTCTTGGCCCATTGCAAACAAACTGTTATGTCCTTTCGAATGAAAACAAAGATTGTTTAATCTTTGATCCGGGTGAAGAAAGTGGAAAACTGAGCGGTATTATCGAACAAAAAGGACTGAAACCTCTGGCTGTCATACTTACTCATGCCCATTTTGATCATATTGGCGCTGTAGACGAAATAAGAGATGCATTTTCTATCCCAGTATACATACATGAAAAAGAAGCAGCGTGGCTTCCGGATCCAGCCTTAAATGGTTCTCACCTATTTAAAATAGGCAAGCTGATAAAAGCAAGGCCTGCCGACCATATTATAACAGCTGAACAAGAGTTGAGCATAGGTGAATTTACCTTTAAAATTCTGGAGACACCTGGCCATTCTCCAGGGAGTGTTTCTCTGTATTTTAGAGATGCTGGTCTTGTGGTTGCCGGTGACGCGCTGTTCAGCGGAAGCATCGGACGCACAGACCTGCCGGGCGGAAATCATCAGCAGCTCCTTGAAAGTATACATAATAAGCTTTTGTCATTGCCTGAAGAAACAGAAGTGCTTCCTGGACACGGACCGGTTACGACAATTGGCCTGGAAATGGATTCAAATCCATTCCTGAATGGATTCTGA
- a CDS encoding class I SAM-dependent methyltransferase: MLNLIINYIENTPQKMISYADYIQQALYHSEYGYYMKDAEKIGPGGDFITTSNVSDIYGRTISKWFHQMAGKYKLPFQVCEIGGGNGRFAKAFLDEWNLIADEEIHYYILETSPYHRKLQQEQIVFSEHIRQIDSWNEITPFCGLIFSNELFDALPVHVVEKVNDQLHEIMVTVKDGKLAEKAVPLTNKDVSLFLEESGLSLSDGQRIEIPLQMEQMIKSLSAALDKGFVLTADYGYTDEEWQEPMRRDGSLRGYYKHSLIKNVLEHPGEMDITSHIHFDSLIRMGEKEGLDCHFKMRQDEFLLSAGILQELEDHYDPNPFSPVSKRNRAIRSLIMPSGMSAAFHLVLQAKKIGQK, translated from the coding sequence ATGCTGAATTTAATAATAAATTATATAGAAAATACTCCTCAAAAAATGATCAGCTATGCTGACTATATCCAGCAGGCCCTTTATCATTCCGAATATGGTTACTATATGAAAGATGCGGAAAAAATTGGGCCGGGGGGAGATTTTATTACAACCAGCAATGTTTCTGATATATATGGAAGGACCATATCAAAGTGGTTTCATCAAATGGCAGGGAAATATAAGCTGCCTTTTCAGGTCTGTGAAATAGGGGGCGGAAATGGGCGCTTTGCGAAAGCTTTCCTTGATGAGTGGAATCTTATTGCTGATGAAGAGATTCATTACTATATTCTTGAAACAAGCCCCTATCACAGGAAACTGCAGCAGGAGCAGATAGTATTTTCCGAACATATCAGACAAATAGATAGCTGGAACGAGATCACCCCATTTTGCGGCCTGATTTTTTCAAATGAGCTGTTTGATGCCTTGCCTGTACATGTGGTTGAAAAAGTAAATGATCAATTGCATGAAATTATGGTAACCGTAAAAGACGGAAAGCTTGCAGAAAAAGCTGTGCCATTAACAAATAAAGATGTTTCCTTATTCCTTGAAGAAAGCGGTTTGTCACTTAGCGATGGTCAAAGAATTGAAATCCCTCTGCAAATGGAACAGATGATCAAAAGTCTGTCTGCAGCTCTGGATAAAGGATTTGTGCTGACTGCCGATTATGGCTATACAGATGAGGAATGGCAAGAACCGATGAGAAGAGATGGAAGTCTCAGAGGTTATTACAAGCATTCTTTAATTAAGAATGTACTCGAGCATCCTGGAGAGATGGATATAACCAGCCATATTCATTTTGATTCCCTGATCCGCATGGGAGAGAAAGAAGGGCTGGATTGTCATTTTAAGATGAGACAGGATGAATTCCTGCTGTCTGCCGGCATTTTACAGGAGCTTGAAGATCATTATGATCCTAACCCGTTTTCTCCTGTCAGCAAAAGAAACCGGGCAATCAGAAGTCTGATAATGCCTTCAGGCATGAGTGCAGCATTCCATCTGGTCCTTCAGGCAAAGAAAATAGGGCAAAAATAA
- a CDS encoding DUF2626 domain-containing protein, giving the protein MDRMYRVLGFWTGIFAVMFYLGDMYTTSLIFFGQTGFFLLLSYLKLSERMYIYVFGAYLTVFFVGFTYWSTFMMTPGAGGH; this is encoded by the coding sequence ATGGATCGTATGTACAGAGTATTAGGATTCTGGACGGGAATTTTCGCTGTTATGTTTTACCTTGGCGATATGTATACAACGTCCTTGATTTTCTTCGGCCAAACAGGATTTTTCCTGCTTTTAAGCTACTTAAAGCTTTCCGAACGTATGTATATTTATGTTTTTGGAGCATACTTAACTGTTTTCTTCGTAGGCTTCACTTACTGGTCAACATTTATGATGACACCTGGCGCCGGCGGCCACTAA
- a CDS encoding helix-turn-helix transcriptional regulator translates to MEQTLKITNVLSDPTRYYIYQYITKRHKDVTVQEIADNFSIHPNVARLHLSKLEDVNMLVSETKKTGKGGRPSRLYRLSDDVVQLHFPYRDYQLLAKIAMETMLDLGEEGRKALYATGKKFGGELIGQELKRYGNTDQLTFEQKLNILKHAADLSGFHPEFDANEEKTIVYFQIYNCPFKEVAARHAEPVCNMHYEFLKGMFESLFDSIQLVEKQNMLTGCDSCAYKAIVGN, encoded by the coding sequence ATGGAGCAAACATTAAAAATAACCAATGTGTTATCCGACCCAACCCGCTATTATATTTATCAATACATTACTAAACGGCATAAAGATGTTACCGTACAGGAGATTGCTGATAATTTCAGCATCCATCCCAATGTTGCAAGGTTGCATTTATCCAAGCTTGAAGATGTAAATATGCTTGTTTCTGAAACAAAAAAAACGGGCAAAGGCGGAAGGCCCAGCCGGTTATATCGGTTGTCTGATGATGTTGTACAGCTGCATTTCCCTTACAGGGATTATCAGCTGCTGGCCAAAATAGCCATGGAAACAATGCTTGACTTAGGTGAAGAAGGACGAAAAGCACTGTATGCGACAGGGAAAAAGTTTGGGGGTGAGCTGATCGGCCAAGAGCTTAAACGGTATGGAAACACAGATCAACTTACTTTTGAACAGAAATTAAACATCTTAAAGCATGCTGCCGATTTGTCTGGATTTCACCCTGAATTTGATGCAAATGAGGAAAAGACCATTGTCTATTTCCAAATTTATAATTGCCCATTTAAGGAGGTTGCAGCCCGGCATGCTGAGCCAGTCTGCAATATGCATTATGAATTTTTAAAGGGAATGTTTGAAAGTCTGTTTGATTCCATTCAGCTGGTGGAAAAGCAGAATATGCTCACTGGCTGTGATTCGTGCGCATACAAAGCAATTGTTGGAAATTAA
- a CDS encoding Spx/MgsR family RNA polymerase-binding regulatory protein produces the protein MSQLTFFTYPSCTSCRKTKKWLTAHSIDFKERHLFRETPSPRELLKILSLTTSGLDELLATRSQTYKELGQNLEELSLSEVVQMVIKEPKLLRRPILTNGDKIVIGYNPDAFKNMAK, from the coding sequence ATGAGCCAATTGACATTTTTCACATATCCCAGCTGTACTTCCTGCAGGAAGACGAAAAAATGGCTGACAGCCCATTCAATTGATTTTAAAGAAAGGCATCTCTTCAGGGAGACTCCATCACCAAGAGAATTATTAAAAATCCTTTCTTTAACCACAAGCGGCCTTGATGAGCTTCTCGCGACCCGCAGCCAGACCTATAAAGAACTGGGACAGAACCTTGAGGAATTATCTTTATCAGAAGTGGTGCAAATGGTGATTAAGGAGCCTAAACTGCTGCGGAGGCCGATTCTGACAAACGGAGATAAGATTGTCATAGGCTATAATCCGGATGCATTTAAGAATATGGCTAAATAG
- the comGA gene encoding competence type IV pilus ATPase ComGA, protein MSIIERMAERIIKDAVRSHASDIHIIPRRKDTLIQLRFGSQLTPRLYLPKEECDRLISHFKFTASMDIGEKRRPQSGAYSFEVDGQMIGLRFSTLPSSHSESLVIRILPQQEQIPFYQISLFPDMTRKMLALLKHAHGLIIFTGPTGSGKTTTLYSLLNETSHMFHRNVITLEDPIEKENDLVLQVQVNEKAGVSYSAGLKAILRHDPDIIMVGEIRDAETAKIAVRAALTGHLVLSTMHTRDAAGAVYRMAEFGVNMLEIEQTLVAVTAQRLVELNCPYCEEECSPFCYGYGRWKRASVFELLSGRALNASIKKARGESSLVKYRTLKEIITKGIALGYIKETEYSRWVHGDGEA, encoded by the coding sequence TTGAGTATAATTGAAAGAATGGCAGAACGAATTATTAAAGACGCAGTCAGAAGCCATGCATCCGACATCCACATCATTCCCCGAAGAAAAGACACACTCATTCAGCTGAGGTTCGGAAGCCAATTGACCCCAAGGCTTTATCTTCCCAAAGAAGAGTGCGACAGATTGATTTCTCATTTTAAATTTACAGCATCGATGGATATTGGTGAAAAGAGAAGGCCGCAGAGCGGTGCATATTCATTTGAAGTAGACGGACAAATGATTGGCCTGCGCTTTTCAACCCTCCCATCTAGCCACAGCGAAAGCCTAGTTATCAGAATTCTTCCCCAACAGGAACAAATTCCTTTTTACCAAATCAGCCTTTTTCCAGACATGACAAGAAAAATGCTTGCACTGCTGAAGCATGCTCATGGATTGATTATTTTCACTGGCCCGACCGGCAGCGGAAAAACCACAACACTGTATTCCCTTCTGAATGAAACCTCCCATATGTTCCATCGCAATGTCATCACCCTGGAAGATCCCATTGAAAAAGAGAATGACTTAGTTCTTCAAGTTCAAGTGAATGAGAAAGCCGGCGTATCTTATTCTGCAGGCTTAAAAGCAATCCTTCGCCATGACCCGGATATCATTATGGTGGGTGAAATCAGGGATGCGGAAACGGCGAAGATTGCAGTTAGAGCAGCGCTTACTGGTCACCTTGTTTTAAGCACTATGCATACCCGGGATGCTGCAGGGGCTGTATATCGTATGGCTGAGTTTGGAGTGAACATGCTGGAGATTGAGCAGACTCTAGTGGCAGTCACCGCACAGCGCCTTGTCGAATTGAATTGTCCATATTGTGAAGAGGAATGCTCCCCATTCTGCTATGGATATGGCAGGTGGAAAAGGGCAAGTGTGTTTGAACTGCTCTCAGGAAGGGCGCTCAATGCCTCCATAAAGAAGGCAAGAGGGGAAAGCAGCCTTGTTAAGTATCGAACACTGAAGGAAATCATAACTAAAGGGATTGCTCTAGGCTATATAAAGGAAACTGAGTACAGCAGGTGGGTGCATGGCGATGGAGAAGCATAA
- the comGB gene encoding competence type IV pilus assembly protein ComGB: protein MEKHKWTIQEQGLFLKNTGELLSRGYPLSEALESLVHQLPLKRKHEIRQCLSQLREGFPFYQILANMNFNKNLIGYVFFAEQHGGLASAFLEGSEMVLRKGKDIEKLKKMMAYPIFLMLITAFLFIFVDKVLLPRFSSLFISMQLQPNFFTKAVYLFGDFLPFFFMILLFGLVALLIYYFVRFRNLSPIQQKKILVRVPAAGHFLRLYYTHFFAVQLSYLLKGGLSISEALSLFEKNDKQPFYSALGKAVKAKLREGNKLEDILMSFPFFERELANIIRHGQKNGRLDQELTFFSRHCLHKMEENTEKFLKVIQPILYMFIGFLIVSMYLAVLLPMFHLLEGF from the coding sequence ATGGAGAAGCATAAATGGACCATTCAAGAACAGGGTTTATTTCTAAAGAATACGGGGGAACTGTTGTCCAGAGGTTACCCTTTATCTGAAGCGCTGGAGTCACTGGTGCATCAGCTGCCGCTAAAAAGAAAACATGAAATCAGGCAGTGCCTCTCTCAATTGAGAGAAGGGTTTCCATTTTATCAAATACTTGCAAACATGAACTTTAATAAAAATCTGATTGGCTATGTTTTTTTTGCTGAACAGCACGGAGGTCTTGCTTCTGCATTTCTTGAAGGAAGCGAAATGGTGCTCCGAAAAGGCAAGGACATTGAAAAATTGAAAAAGATGATGGCCTATCCGATCTTCCTGATGCTCATTACCGCATTCTTATTTATTTTCGTTGATAAAGTCCTGTTGCCCCGCTTCTCTTCCTTATTCATTTCAATGCAGCTTCAGCCTAATTTCTTCACGAAAGCCGTTTATTTGTTTGGTGATTTTCTCCCATTTTTCTTTATGATCCTGCTCTTCGGCTTGGTCGCTTTGCTTATATACTATTTTGTCAGATTCAGAAATCTTTCCCCTATCCAGCAAAAAAAGATCCTGGTAAGAGTACCTGCAGCTGGCCATTTTCTTCGCCTTTACTATACCCATTTCTTTGCTGTACAGCTCAGTTATCTTTTAAAGGGCGGCTTATCCATATCTGAGGCGCTGAGCCTTTTTGAGAAAAATGATAAGCAGCCTTTTTACAGTGCCCTCGGTAAAGCCGTTAAGGCCAAGCTCCGTGAAGGGAATAAGCTTGAAGACATTCTAATGAGTTTTCCATTTTTTGAAAGGGAACTGGCTAATATTATTAGACATGGTCAAAAAAATGGCAGGCTGGACCAGGAATTAACTTTTTTCAGCAGGCATTGTCTGCACAAAATGGAGGAAAACACAGAAAAATTTCTTAAGGTCATTCAGCCCATTTTATATATGTTTATCGGTTTTTTAATAGTTTCGATGTATTTGGCAGTTCTGCTGCCTATGTTTCATTTACTGGAGGGATTTTAA
- the comGC gene encoding competence type IV pilus major pilin ComGC, producing the protein MKWRMLNNNRGFTLIEMMIVLLVISVLLIITVPNVTKHNSKINSKGCDAFVKMVQAQVQAYEIDKKVLPSDIQDLVAAEYLNQETTTCPNGDAITISADGKVESEES; encoded by the coding sequence ATGAAATGGCGCATGTTAAACAATAACAGAGGATTCACGCTCATTGAAATGATGATTGTTTTATTGGTGATTTCGGTGCTCTTGATCATCACCGTTCCCAATGTAACAAAACACAATTCAAAAATAAACAGCAAGGGATGCGATGCGTTTGTTAAAATGGTGCAGGCGCAGGTTCAGGCATATGAAATCGATAAAAAAGTACTTCCTTCGGACATACAGGACTTAGTTGCTGCCGAATATCTCAATCAAGAAACCACAACTTGTCCAAATGGAGATGCTATTACGATTTCTGCAGATGGGAAGGTTGAATCTGAAGAGTCATGA
- the comGD gene encoding competence type IV pilus minor pilin ComGD, producing MKNKAGFTLIESLFVLSIFLIIASVTALLLKPHFFYLEKIMFFSQLKSDLLYAQNYAITHQTDVAIQIIPEENRYFAKEKLAADPIFSREYSGIIEIKPGTMPLYFQYGPGGITNKFGSFYIKADREQYKITFFIGRGRFNVEKE from the coding sequence ATGAAAAACAAAGCAGGCTTTACATTGATAGAGTCGCTATTTGTTCTCAGTATTTTCCTTATTATTGCCTCGGTTACAGCCCTGCTTCTCAAACCGCATTTTTTCTATCTTGAAAAGATAATGTTCTTTTCCCAATTAAAATCTGACCTCCTTTATGCCCAAAACTATGCCATAACCCACCAGACAGATGTAGCTATTCAGATAATTCCAGAGGAGAATAGGTATTTCGCTAAGGAAAAGCTTGCGGCAGATCCTATTTTTAGCAGAGAATATTCCGGAATCATTGAGATTAAGCCGGGAACAATGCCCTTGTATTTTCAATATGGCCCTGGCGGAATTACAAATAAATTTGGAAGCTTCTATATTAAAGCAGACAGGGAGCAATACAAAATAACATTTTTTATCGGAAGAGGACGATTTAATGTGGAGAAGGAATGA
- a CDS encoding phosphatase yields the protein MWRRNEGFFLAELLLSLSGLLLAAGIMFPLVIKALEHSEEVKQDYDGTQLFYESLLEAASEGSFPEGRTMKKNQTVYKIFLKENQGFMEVCIRYENVRDSTKEKCEVFQ from the coding sequence ATGTGGAGAAGGAATGAAGGCTTTTTTCTGGCTGAGCTCCTGCTGTCTTTATCAGGGCTGCTGCTTGCAGCAGGCATAATGTTTCCCCTTGTCATAAAGGCACTTGAGCATTCTGAAGAGGTAAAACAGGATTATGACGGCACACAGCTGTTTTATGAAAGTCTTTTGGAGGCTGCATCGGAAGGTAGTTTTCCTGAGGGGAGGACCATGAAGAAAAATCAGACAGTCTATAAAATATTCCTTAAGGAAAACCAAGGATTTATGGAGGTTTGCATAAGGTATGAAAATGTACGGGATAGCACGAAGGAAAAGTGTGAGGTATTTCAGTAA
- the comGF gene encoding competence type IV pilus minor pilin ComGF, producing MYGIARRKSVRYFSNKGFTMLEMLFSFSVFLLIVSFLTVSLNFIFQDWKMEARTQRLEWHVFINQLKKEIRLADAANITPGSIVLTIDGKSVLYEKYGSNLRRRVDMKGHEIVLQKLNAITFTSVNGGVGINVSDHFDQEHSAFLYYFMDMEDINVQ from the coding sequence ATGTACGGGATAGCACGAAGGAAAAGTGTGAGGTATTTCAGTAATAAGGGATTTACAATGCTTGAAATGCTGTTTTCATTTTCAGTATTCTTATTGATTGTTTCCTTTTTGACGGTTAGCTTAAATTTCATTTTTCAGGACTGGAAAATGGAAGCTAGGACACAAAGACTTGAATGGCATGTATTTATCAACCAGCTGAAAAAAGAAATCAGACTTGCTGATGCTGCAAATATAACACCTGGTTCAATTGTATTAACGATAGACGGGAAAAGTGTGCTTTATGAAAAATATGGATCTAACTTGCGAAGGAGAGTGGATATGAAAGGCCATGAGATTGTCCTTCAAAAACTAAATGCCATTACATTTACGTCTGTAAATGGCGGAGTTGGAATAAATGTTTCGGATCATTTTGATCAGGAGCATTCCGCATTTCTTTATTACTTTATGGATATGGAGGATATTAATGTACAGTAA
- the comGG gene encoding competence type IV pilus minor pilin ComGG yields MYSNQGGFAYPLTLTIILAALFLLTIQLDQFISEKRIVNQTETVMMQEYYLLSSFKKTEKMLRENADPKESGVYSFKKGSVSYEISPVATSLIQITFRTKIDADKEISGYAYYDTDLQKMIKWIEKN; encoded by the coding sequence ATGTACAGTAATCAGGGTGGATTTGCGTATCCTCTTACTTTGACAATCATTCTGGCTGCACTCTTTCTTCTTACAATTCAATTAGACCAGTTTATTTCTGAGAAAAGGATCGTGAATCAGACGGAAACCGTCATGATGCAGGAATACTACCTGCTGAGTTCCTTTAAAAAAACAGAAAAAATGCTGCGTGAAAATGCAGACCCGAAAGAGTCAGGAGTTTATTCGTTTAAAAAAGGATCGGTTTCATATGAGATTTCTCCTGTAGCAACAAGCTTAATTCAGATAACCTTTAGAACAAAGATTGACGCTGATAAGGAAATTTCCGGTTATGCTTACTATGACACAGACCTTCAAAAAATGATAAAATGGATTGAAAAAAACTGA
- a CDS encoding shikimate kinase: MKPIYLIGFMGSGKTTIGKELAARLNQEVLDTDEEIVKRENKNINDIFAQNGEGYFRNLESLILNEIGDRAGVITTGGGIVIMPENRKRLSETGIVFFLYASPEEIFKRIEKDHSRPLLKGDKKRLIHDLYEKRMPLYEETAHVIIDTTNKDKAEIIQEIIDCLE; the protein is encoded by the coding sequence ATGAAGCCTATTTACTTAATCGGATTCATGGGTTCCGGCAAAACAACGATAGGAAAAGAGCTGGCAGCCCGTTTAAATCAGGAAGTACTCGATACAGATGAAGAAATAGTGAAGCGGGAGAATAAAAATATTAATGATATTTTCGCACAGAATGGAGAGGGATACTTCAGAAATCTTGAATCACTTATATTAAATGAAATCGGTGATAGAGCGGGAGTTATAACCACTGGCGGAGGAATTGTGATAATGCCTGAAAACAGGAAGAGGCTTAGCGAAACAGGAATTGTTTTCTTCCTTTATGCGTCTCCTGAAGAAATTTTTAAACGGATTGAGAAGGATCATTCCAGGCCGCTGCTGAAAGGCGATAAAAAAAGGCTGATTCATGACCTTTATGAAAAAAGGATGCCTCTCTATGAAGAAACTGCGCATGTAATCATTGATACAACTAATAAAGATAAAGCAGAAATTATACAAGAGATTATAGATTGTTTAGAGTGA
- a CDS encoding YqzE family protein yields the protein MKFNDYVKYLTQTVVKYIDQPKDERIRHRIEKKDMKEPFLFRWFGMLSYLFYLGMRRKKHK from the coding sequence ATGAAATTCAACGATTATGTAAAGTATCTTACACAGACAGTAGTAAAATATATTGATCAGCCAAAAGATGAGCGAATACGGCATCGTATTGAAAAAAAGGACATGAAAGAGCCGTTTTTATTCAGGTGGTTTGGCATGTTATCTTATCTGTTTTACTTGGGCATGAGAAGAAAAAAACATAAATAG
- a CDS encoding YqhG family protein, with the protein MQQQEIHKFLERYFHANGCEITDKGPGYMTVQLTIDLDKELMNRPFYWHYLEKTGGIPNPMQLTLVTNQQLAPPHIKGEVIHFGSPRLHQIFDSARNLAGYIRLYENHRQAPGKQVPLRPWLGMNIRVSYQCDRKRDVFKSIGLQLINGQMVEGFHDRLLGMSLTPKIPDYSFTLSPLIMPGSGVYRVANFIKTEIEQEDHIWADEARKRWQKDLSLLEHFYEEAEEKGESYENEKTALQEQYEPKVNISIINGGLFYLTDSAV; encoded by the coding sequence ATGCAGCAACAGGAAATTCATAAATTTCTTGAAAGGTATTTTCACGCAAATGGGTGTGAAATAACTGATAAAGGTCCGGGGTATATGACCGTACAGCTGACGATTGATTTGGATAAAGAATTAATGAATCGTCCCTTTTATTGGCATTATCTCGAAAAAACAGGCGGAATTCCAAACCCGATGCAGCTGACGCTTGTTACAAACCAACAGCTGGCCCCCCCGCATATTAAGGGGGAAGTCATTCATTTCGGCTCCCCGAGGCTTCATCAGATCTTTGATTCAGCCAGGAACCTGGCAGGCTATATCCGTTTATATGAAAATCATCGGCAGGCACCTGGAAAGCAGGTCCCGTTAAGACCATGGCTGGGTATGAACATTCGCGTATCTTATCAATGTGACCGAAAAAGGGATGTCTTTAAATCCATCGGCCTCCAATTGATAAATGGCCAGATGGTCGAAGGTTTTCATGACAGATTGCTTGGCATGAGCCTTACGCCCAAAATCCCCGACTACTCGTTCACATTGTCTCCGCTTATTATGCCGGGGAGCGGAGTATACAGGGTAGCAAATTTTATTAAAACTGAAATTGAACAAGAAGATCATATATGGGCTGATGAGGCCCGTAAGCGCTGGCAAAAAGATCTCAGCCTTCTTGAACATTTTTACGAGGAGGCAGAAGAAAAGGGAGAAAGTTATGAAAACGAAAAAACAGCTCTTCAGGAGCAATATGAACCAAAGGTTAATATTTCCATAATAAATGGCGGTCTCTTTTATCTGACAGACAGCGCAGTCTAA
- a CDS encoding DEAD/DEAH box helicase, with amino-acid sequence MTVQIGFDSAWQDEFLKRIDDDGPWGNWELYKLAVEVENHTTIPDFEGLQAPKHLPNLTPLPHQLEVAKQVVESMNGKAILADEVGLGKTIEAGLILKEYMIRGLVKKVLILVPASLVSQWAMELNSKFFIPAVAQRKSYVWEQCDVVVSSIDTAKRNPHRDIIYSLDYDLIIIDEAHKLKNNKTKNYEFVQNLKKKFCLLLTATPIQNRISEIFNLVSLLKPGHLGNESAFYENYKRDSRSLNDDAHLKELVNKVMIRNRRADTGIEWTKRHVETIPIDFSQAERELYEAVTELRNEENWVSSSQFSVMTLQREACSSREAVYFTLQNMLKRQEQPSIAFQEQIQYLIKKVEAVQQNSKAQKALELIQKINDKVIIFTEYRATQMYLQWFLKQYGITSVPFRGGFKRGKKDWMRELFQKNAQVLIATEAGGEGINLQFCNHIINFDLPWNPMRLEQRIGRIHRLGQEKDVMIYNFATKETVEEHIMKLLYEKIHLFEKVIGDLDDILTKLEFGSIDDHLVDIFGRSASEGEMRIKMENLTSMIQFAEDLKEGELNAATGNS; translated from the coding sequence ATGACAGTGCAAATTGGCTTTGATTCTGCCTGGCAGGATGAATTCTTAAAAAGAATTGATGACGACGGCCCATGGGGAAACTGGGAGCTTTATAAACTGGCTGTTGAGGTTGAGAATCATACAACTATTCCTGACTTTGAAGGCTTGCAGGCTCCAAAGCATCTGCCGAACCTTACTCCTCTTCCCCATCAGCTGGAAGTGGCCAAGCAGGTAGTCGAAAGCATGAACGGCAAAGCGATTCTGGCTGATGAAGTCGGTCTTGGAAAAACGATTGAAGCTGGACTGATATTAAAGGAATATATGATCCGAGGACTCGTAAAAAAAGTTCTTATACTCGTGCCAGCTTCACTCGTTTCACAATGGGCCATGGAACTGAACAGCAAATTTTTCATTCCGGCTGTGGCGCAGCGGAAAAGCTATGTATGGGAACAATGCGACGTTGTGGTATCATCCATCGATACAGCCAAACGCAATCCTCATCGGGACATTATTTACAGCCTTGATTATGACCTGATCATTATAGACGAAGCTCACAAGCTAAAAAATAATAAAACGAAAAACTATGAATTTGTACAAAACCTTAAAAAGAAGTTTTGCCTCCTATTAACAGCAACACCCATTCAGAATCGAATCAGTGAGATTTTCAATCTCGTATCCCTGCTTAAACCCGGACATCTTGGCAATGAATCAGCTTTTTATGAGAATTATAAAAGGGACTCAAGATCTTTGAACGATGATGCACATCTAAAGGAACTCGTAAACAAAGTCATGATCCGCAACCGCAGGGCAGATACCGGGATTGAATGGACCAAAAGACATGTGGAAACCATACCGATTGATTTTTCGCAGGCCGAGCGTGAACTTTATGAAGCAGTAACAGAGCTGCGGAATGAAGAAAATTGGGTCAGTTCCAGCCAGTTTTCAGTGATGACGCTGCAAAGAGAGGCCTGCTCAAGCAGAGAAGCTGTCTATTTTACGCTTCAGAATATGCTGAAAAGACAGGAGCAGCCTTCAATAGCTTTTCAGGAGCAAATACAATACCTTATTAAAAAAGTAGAAGCTGTCCAGCAAAACTCCAAAGCTCAAAAAGCACTGGAATTGATACAGAAAATAAATGACAAGGTCATAATCTTTACTGAATACAGGGCAACGCAAATGTACCTGCAGTGGTTTTTAAAGCAATATGGGATTACTTCGGTTCCGTTCAGGGGAGGATTTAAAAGAGGCAAAAAGGACTGGATGAGGGAGCTTTTCCAAAAGAATGCTCAAGTCCTGATCGCAACAGAAGCGGGAGGAGAAGGAATAAACCTGCAGTTCTGCAATCATATCATTAATTTTGATCTCCCCTGGAATCCAATGCGGCTCGAACAAAGGATTGGGCGCATCCATCGTCTCGGCCAGGAAAAGGATGTCATGATTTATAATTTTGCCACTAAAGAAACAGTCGAAGAACACATCATGAAGCTTTTATATGAGAAAATACATCTCTTCGAAAAAGTCATCGGTGATTTGGACGATATTTTAACAAAGCTTGAATTTGGCAGTATTGACGATCACCTTGTTGATATTTTCGGAAGATCGGCTTCAGAAGGTGAAATGAGAATTAAAATGGAGAACTTGACGAGCATGATTCAATTCGCGGAGGATCTGAAAGAAGGTGAACTGAATGCAGCAACAGGAAATTCATAA